The window TAGAGCTAGTTATCTTCTAGTTTGTATTCATAACTATGagattatttaaaaaatcacCGGTATCATAGCATGTCTTCCTCGTATACTGTTATTGGACTCATAAAGAAGCATGCATGCAAAACCAAATTCGCTTGCAAACTTGTATATCATTCTTTGGCAATCTTGATAAACTTTTTTACACAAAGGATCATTTTCAATTTGTGATATATTTTGTCTTTTGATAGTCTCAGATGGCTTAGGCCCTACAGAAAACTAACACAAAGTATATCATCCACTTCTAAATCTTACTGTGATTGAAGATCTCAACTTTTCTGTTCTTCCACACATCTATCGCTCTAACATCCTGAGTCTAAGAATAACCACTACCCGATCTTTAGTGAGTAATTGGTCTGGGAATGAGATTAGTTCAGGCAATACCTGACAGCTCTTAAAGTTGTGGAGCAATTGGCCAGAGTGAAtgtgaacagaaaatttatacAGAAGCTATTGCTTTTTCATAATTTCAATGCCTTAGAATTGTGGTTTAGAATTTCTAGATTTGAATCTTACCTTTTCTACTGAACATCACAAAATAGGTCCAAGTTATTTCTGTTTGCAGCTATCCCCTTTCGATGCATTAGTAGTTAACTTTGTACATTTAAGGAGCAATTGTACTATGTTTACAGTGTATGGTTCCCGTAAGGCTGTTCGCAGGATGAATTTCCTGTTTCCATTTTAGAACATCACAACAGGAGTGTAAGAATATTAGTTGGTTTGTCATTACAATGCTTGAACTTTTCAAGTCATGTCAGGCTTACTTTGCAACTGCTTGTAAAAAATACTGCAAGCCTGCAGCGCAAACACTTTCTAGTTTTGTAATCCATGAGCCCtttcactatttttatacacGTATGcattacaacaaacattttcgAGAGTGTTTGAATTAAACCTACAAACTAGCTTTCTACCACTTTTGTAGCAGCGAGGGCCCTTATCCTACAATATGTCAGCAAAGCTCGTTTTGTGCTGCAATGAACAACTTTCATCATTTTGATGTCTGAAAGCTACTCAGTCTTCTTGCTTGGCATTTATTCACCGCAACTATTTTATCTTAGATGCACTGTGTCCTCTTATACACAGTATGTAAACAGTACAAGCTTAAGCTATTCAGCGATAGAACAATTCTCCACCCAAATGATGCCTAACAGTTCCAAAAAGTGAAACAGCATTACCCGACAGCGGTCTATATATAAAGGTGTTAATACAATTTGAATGATTAACTAATGCGACAATCATCAAAAGACAGTTATGTTTTTAGGCTGAACACTCAACGTTCGCAGCaaagtattaaaatttttaCCCCAGAGACTGATAGGCAAATAAATGACCAAAAGACAAATTAATTAGGCCTACAAAAGACTATCCTCACGTTATTATAGTGCACAGCTCCTTACCTCTTTAGATCGACCTTCCGAAAAGTTAGGAACACATTCGACTATTTTAGGCATTGTTGTAAACACCTCTAGCTTTTATAACTGAGGATATAAggaaattacaaaattttaataagagATTTCCTGCGACCGGTCTTTGTTTTCATCTGTAACCATGATTTCCCGCGTAACCCCAATTCCTGCACATCATCGGAAAATTCAGTAAGAATGTGAGAACGTGCTCTCCACATTCATGACTCTTAGTAACGTTGTTACAGCGAGTCACTATTTATCATCGAATCGTGATTTagtggagttatcttttcacaACTCAACAGTGAAGGCAACTACAGTATATTATATGGTTTTCATTAATAATTGCCCTCTGCCATTCACGCAAATAGCAGCACAaacattttttgataaaattaataaaaaagttgtttcaAACAGAAACTAAAATCTGACCCAACTTTTTACAATAATGTTAGACGATATAATCAGAAATCGTAAGCAGTATCATATGTATTTTGCTATTCCTGTGTGCATGATATTActgaataaaaaatgtttggacTAATTCTAGGTATTTACAACCTTCAACCTGACAGGccttttacattttttgtataTCTGAACTATGAGATGTCTAGAAGTTTATTGATACATTTCTATGAagtaattttcattttataattttttatattatgacAATGCAAAAAATATCAAGTGGTGTGCAGAAATCTGCTGATGGCTTATAAAGCTTCAACAAGCAAAACCATTGCTAAATATTTCATAGACGTCGGTACGAGATCAACTAGGTTGGCATGGTAGCTTTCTTCTTAATGCATCTCTGTGATTTCTAGATTCATGATTGGACATTGCCTGTTGCACATCAGTTCCTCCAACACTCAATGGTATAGCAAGGTCTTGCTTTTTGTGGAACCAGGAAGAGATAACTTCAACTGATAGCTGACCTACATATTGGAACAGGATGGGTTAGTTACTGTTATAATCAGGTATTGCAGGCTTGAATGCATACACAAGTTAGATTGATTGCCTGAAATGATTAATAGCATCTTAAAATGAACAATTTCTGTAGACTAAATCAACCCTAAACCAAGTGATGCTATTAATGCGTCAGCTAAGCTAGCGCAATCCTTGGCACTGCAGCATGTTTCCTACTTTTACTGATATGTAGTTTCATAtgttgtataactttttaatggCATTAGAataatcaacaaaatgatgtttgtcattacatgccaaaagaaaGTAAGAAAAAATAAAGTGACACAATTATTGAGGGAgctgaacaaaagtgttttaaagttGGTAATCAaatagtattgcggaggagtcGGGATAGTGAACTGAAGATTGTAGTGaaagaaagttcataaactgaaacatacgacGGTGGacgtagtatgttggtgtcacaaaaTAAAAACCGATGCTTGTCATATGGGGGGGGgaaagataaatataaatacatgtacatgtgttcTGGGCATAATTTATGCAAGATTTCGATACCTGTAACACAAATGCGGAAACGAACATGTTTGGGATGAGgtaatatgtttaaaaattttgtgaGGTGATTAGTGGAAGTATAGTAAGCTGTAATACATAATTAGAACTTTATATACAGGCAGCCCAACAAGAGCAGCCACTATTAGAGGTGACACGAGTAACAATGGCAGTGCTGCTTCTGTACTATGCTTATTGTTCAACCTCAGTTGCCAGCCGCAATCTCTCCAAGGAGGCTATTtaaaaagtgaatattttacatcgtgaaacaattttttcattccAAATAATTTAAACAACTTGAATTTGTTTTAGGACAataaaatattgtgttttactgtaataaaaaccATACTAAATCAATATGCTACATAAAACGCAGCCAGTATTGTGGTAGCTCCAACGAAGACATTCTCTGATAACAAAAATAGCCTGAAAGAAGATATGCTCACACGGTTACCTGAGCAAGCCATCGACTGATATTCATGAAGGACTCTCTCTCATTGAACGCCAGACTTGCCTAAACAAGAGAAAATAGAAACCCTTAAATGCAAATGTCAGTCAATCTTTCAATTTCCATATGGTTACGACAACAGGTTAATTTTACTGTATTTATCACAGGGCTCTCTGTGAACAGTATATCTACAATacaaagaaaatagaaacaggCCTCGTCCGATTGTATCAGCCGGTTCAGTTCAACCAAACAAGAGTAGGCAACACCATAATCTAGATCACATTTCTTTGATTTCTATGAAACAGGAAATTGTTCAAAGTTCACAAAAACAAGTTGATGGTTCAAATAGCAAAACTGTCTAAAAATCCCGGCACCCAATGTGACAATATGATTGGATGAGAGAGAGGATGCCTCTAAAAATAACAACTATCCAACTGTTGGAGTGAAGTCCATGGAGTAAGCTACCCGCTATGAGTTATGCTTAGTTGGGAGCTTCAACCCTTATATTCTCCAGTCATTTATATAGAATTGTTTTCTCTTAAAATAGTACGCATGCAACATGCTACACTACTCTGGGTGATTAGCGTATGGCAGGTGAATATTTGTATGACTTTAATAAcagctatatatacattttcTAAAGAGTACAATTTGATGAGCTTTTaatcataaaataattataacttATCATCATACACAATTAACAAAGAAGGTTcacacagtcaaacctcaacatacaaagttAATCCATTCCGATAATCTGCTTCTTGTGTCAAAACTGTCTTATGATAGAGCATATATATTATCTTAAGGCTagattgtattttgtttaattcattccagagataaacaataacaataaatgctgctataaaactatgtaaaaaattaattaaaaagctaaattatatgtaaaagatcAATCAGTAAAATAATAGGTGCAAAATGCTTTTTAATGTCATTTTACAGACTtatgattatatattaatagagTGAATGAAAGAAATATGCGGTGTAACTTACAGTGGTGGGAAAAACAAACGGACCAGCCCATAAAACTTTATAACTGCTACTGTTTAGCACTCGAGGTGATTAAATTCCTTATTAAACTATTGTTGCTGAGCAGAACCCGATACAGAGTATACATCAAAAGAAAGATTAAAATAAGTTGaacttaataaaattaattttaacttAAAACAACAATGCTAGACGAGTTTTAGAGAGAGTGAAATACGGCAATTATTGTTAACATTTTCACTAAAGTTGAACCTGTATTTTATTTGCATTCAAACTTGAAGCAGTGATGCTACCCGGATCAAAAACGTTGTGTAAAACAATCCTCATGTTATTATGTTTTGCTGAATAGAAAACTTTGTCTTTGAAGTGGCTAAAAATTCttgattttcagttttgtgCTAGCAAGCAGCACAGGTTTGCACTTTCAGTAATACACTACTTCAATTGTGCTTTTAATAACATACCTGAATAGAGGAGACTCAGTGCTTCATTTTGATATATAATAAGTGCAACTTCAAAAAATTGGCTAGTAACTACGACaccatatttattaaaattggtCAAAATTAAAGGGCGGCCCGTTTATTTTTCACACcactgtatctatatatatataaatctcaaagtttgtgagtGTGTGAtttggtctgtccagctatggctattaaaatattgaaatgaaGAACCAGTAtcgcagatgatttgatctcagaacctcatGTTCTTCAGCGATATGCTAATCTATTAGACtacgcgagattgatggattcatcgAGGATATACATGTCGCCCAAATGTATGTCGcaatgtgggtgaaaataccaCTGCTCTGGGTTACGGTGTAATGTCATTTTaggcttgctctcacagctcttattagtaagtttagcaatacgaatactagcttgctcaaatgagccattgacgatgtgccaggctaatgacaGGCCACTGCATTACCTGCTATTGTTTTTTAAGCTGTCATTTTTAATACCCGCGCAACCGCCGGGAATACCGCTAGTAGCTGTATATCgcttaaaaaaatttgatatattATTGATCAATTTTACATCTTATTTTCAATCTCTACCATACTTTCGACTTTTACTAAGAAATTCACGAGGGTTACAGAAACTTTGGACATCTTATAGTAGAAATGACTTACTATGCAGATACATATATTTGCTCGTATTTCAACTTGATCATCAAAAAACGAAATGTAAATGTGATCATAAGtcgaagtttgactgtattttgatGACATAATCACTCACAAATATACATATTTCAACCTAACAACGAATGGTTTGAAAACTACTTACCAAGCAGGGTGCCACAGAGAACGCCCACAAGACATCCACTAAAGTGAGCTTGTTAGAGGCTAAAAAAGTTCTACTAGAGAGTGATTGATTAAGGTTAGTAAGGATTACTGCTGATGACTGAGGAGCAATCCTGGAACACAGCCTTAGTTCCAGCCACTGCCGCTGTAATGCTAATTCCACAGCACTTCTACACGCTACAACAACAAAACTGAAGCTATGAATTCTTACCTATAAAGCATTACACTAAATAGCTACTATGTAGAATTGAAtgtataaaaacatataatcaAACCAGGTGACCAAACTGCATTGCTCAACCCTTACTGTGAATGTCTGGGTGTTGCAAGAGTTTCTTCAACTCCACAGTGTAACCATCCGAAGGAGCAGTTTCAGCTGCCTGCCAACAGAAACAGACCAGTTGCATAGAATTATTATGACAAGTATAAACTCCATGACCATTATAAATATAGAGTTCAAATTGCTGAGCGATGAGAGCTGCCATGATTCTAGATTACAAAATCACTTTGTAATTAAGAAAGTTGTCAAGTCACAGCAAAAATGGTGATAGGTATGATTCTAAGCAAACTCTGTGCCACATTATATATAATCGATGCAAAAATCACTTGTTTAGAGAACTTGCTGAGAGGTAAACACTTAACAGAAACTACGAAAAGTTAGAGAGGTACCCTTGCATGTCACAAACACTTGGAATTAATTTATATTCTTGTGTCATgaaaataattagaaaaatCTAAACAGAAATACTCTCTGATCCCCAGCCAGATGCTTATATGATAACACAGCCATAAAGTAGTTAATTCCTCCGGCCTGTACAAATGCTAATAGCAAATCCATAAGTTACTTTAAAATAGGTATTGCATGAGTACTACCAGAATTGGCTGCTGCAGATTCAGTTGAGACGCCATGTCGAGTAAAAGCTTGTTGAGCACGCAATGCTCCTCCATCCTTTCTGAAACACGATGCAAAGCTCTTTTCAAATCTAACAGCAAAATTACAACaaattatttactaaattttaCTTGAATGTGCAATAGCTGTGTTAGAGATAAAAATGACAAATTTGGTTATGTTATAAACTTTGATTTATGCTAGACTGATGTCATTAGCATAGATGCTACTTGAACCAGTTTATGGCATGGAAAAGActgaaattttaataaattaatttaaaaaaaaattgattggtGATTTACCGCCCTAACTTCATATTGAACAACAATTTATTTCATCAGATCGTGTTCAAAAGTTTGTATAATCATATATACTTATGAGTGATTGcaaatttgttgtttttcaaGTTTACTTTTAGGAAACTTTTCAACAGCAACTCATTTagatttgtttataaatattgcAGTGTAACAGATCTATCAATTTTAAATTTGCTTTAGCAAACTGTTAAAATGTACTAAAGTTACACTATAATCAACTTTTCAAAATGACGAGACAATAGTGCATTATTGTAACTGCACAGTTTTATCTGCAGCAAGTATCATTTTAATAGAAGTATGTAGATTTGGAGTACTCATGACTAAAATCTACGATTTTCAGCATATACAAAACAGCGTTAGTTTTAGTTGCGAAGATTGCAGCCTTATAATAAATATCTTTCAACAATGCTTTAGCACACATTTGTTATCATTAAAGAGTCCCCTACTGCGgaagtttttgtaaaacataCGTCAACAACCAAAATCTTtagcaataatataaaaaagtatataaagATATTAGAATGGGACAAGATTGTTATTGTTAGCATATTTCAGGATGGATAACAAAAATGCGACTGTGTTACCGGAAATGGCGCAAAAAGATTTTGATTTGGAACTGCTATAGTAGAATTTAGTTTGTGTTCTAATAAATCTATGATAGACCATAAAAGTGTTTGAAAAATCTTACTTGTTTAGAAAGTGTTTGGAAAGAAGTGTTTAGAAAAAATGCTCTATAGATCGTAATCCCGATTTTGGAAGACACCATAACAGATTATTACAAGTAGACGCCGCTATTGGCCTCAGGTAGATCTAGTCGAAAAATACTGATCGATAGAAGGCACGTTAATCAATTTTGAATGTAGCATTTAATATGCTGATCTGTTGAAAGCACAATTGCATGTTAAAATGTTGTTGCGACATAAACATTGGTATTTTGTGtaagtgaaaatatttttactgatCAAACTAGAACTGGCGCAGTAATAACGACATCTTCACGTTAATCACAGTCGCTCCCTGGGGGGGGGGCTTCAGAGTGATATGTCTACTGAGGCTTGTGTCTTTGGTTAGATTGCCAATTCTGTTATAAGGTTTGGGAGGTGACAAAATAGTTTGTACAGGCGAAGTTACAGACACGCTAGAAGGGTTTGTGACGAAGGTATTAAGTCTGTGCTCAATAATAACAACACTATGAAATGGTCTGAGACTAATGGTGTAGAAAGCACGCCCAAAGCAATCAGTGTTTacatcaactctatcaactatCATCAGCTATATCAACCCCACGAAAACCTTTATTGACTAGCAACATACACTATAGCTCTCTTATTTACATATCAAATTATGTTAGTGTTGATAATTTGTAGTAAATCAGCAGTATGCTCAGATTGTTGTATAGTATAGaagtattagcaaaagcagatagtGTAATGGAGAAACGACTTAGAAACACCGGAGAAATGCAGtattacaatgaacatgacaCCTAATACATTAGAAGACCAGCAATAAAGACAGTCATCATATATtcatctacaagcagcttagaaaCCTCCTGTGGAAACAGCTCATGAAAAGAAAGACATCAATTGACATGCCAGCAAACCATTAAAAGATATCATACCTGTACCAGACACGACCAAAACAGTtggagttagtcatcatttccaATCATTACACTCCCATGACGTACTTAAGACAAGTTCACTCAATTTCTAACCGTCTGCAACATAAACAACAGAACTTGACCGCCCAAACACCTTCTCACAGactaacaaaaacatttataaaagaCAACAGCTCCAACGACTCAGCATCTGTCTATCTACCAGATCGAGCCATCTATCTCTCCTCAAGGACCTGCTGAGGCTCTCTCTGCCTGCTGAGGGGCGTTCCTCTGCCTCTGGAGCCTATCCTTTTCCTACTTATGGAGCCTTCTTCGCCATCATCAACTGATCCTTTTCTACTTTCCTATCTCAACTACCGAGCCTCTATATATAAGGACTGCTATGACTCTCATCTGACTGTCGAAATTCGCAGCCGTATGGACCGAGCAAGCAAAAATGGATGGCCGTTCGAGTAAGagtgtaacttttattagctattttaaccaTTTATCATTAagattattgtttagaattttgttagttgtgtatgctAATTGTTGGACTTACAGAATAAAGAattaacttttactggtaaatatcagcatttcttacaacagcttaacgccttcacttgtacctgaaccagtaataataaatTTAGTTCCCACATGACAAAGCAAACGTACACAAACCGGACCTTAGTCAAAATAGAAcgaaatgacaaagcaaattcaacactgatgttgtgtgtggattggtattagttatgcataacacaATTTCTACACCTCCACCCATGACAAGATATTTTGGTCTACTCTTCACTGCTCTCTTCTTTTGGACACACTGAAGTATTAACAAATAGTGCTCCTGATAAATTAAAGACATTAGCCAGCGTTTAACAGTATGTATTGCATTGCAATTGAGCTTCGTAGCAGTGTGTTAGACGTGTTGTGTTAGAGGTGTTGTGTTAGAGGTGTTGTGTTAGAGGTGTTGTGTTAGAGgtgttgtgttagaagtgttATATATGCGGTTAGTGCGCAATCTTTGACATGAGTTCTCTGACAGTTCGTGGAAGGCAGCTGTTATGGTACACCGATTTGTTTGCGTATATTGTTGGAGGTTCTCCTTTTGTTATGGCTCGAGTACACGCCATATCTATTATGTTAGTTTGCATGATACTTTAGCAGTAGTACACGTTTCGTTACATCTCACAAATATCATTTAGGTAGCACGGAATTGGTTATACACATAATTAACTTACACTTATATGCTTTAATACAACAAAGCTTGCTGCCTTTAATTTTTGCTTGGTACATGGATTCTCTACTCCTAAGAGTTACAAGTTTGCAGTTCAACTCTCACAATTTAACTCATTCAAACGACAATCATTCTATTTGTAGGGACTTGAAATCTTTTGGTAAAGTTGAGGTATTATAAAATGAACGACAGTTGTGTCTCACCACCAACGGCTCAGTCGAGTCCGCCCAGTTTTGACTCTGCTGCTGGTAGTCTCACTAGAATTACCCAAATCGGTAATGATTCGTGCAACTCTGTTCCCTCCCTTATCAGAGACAACTTTATTTTGACATACACAGACCAAGTCACCACCCTTCCAATTACAGGTTAGGTTACTGAGACATCAGCGTAACGACTCTTTTGTGTACAGGATAAACTACATTGTATCGTTGTAATATAAAGCGATTTCGTCATTTGTAATCATGTTGTGTGGATTTTGCACATTCAGCAGTAAGTATTAATACCCATAATTCCTGGTGCAGCTGTTGACATGTTTTAGTAAAGTACTAATTTATTTGAAGCATCATCCTAGCTGTTCATCCAGCAATAGCATCATAATACTAGAAGCAGCATTCTTTCTATTTTGTGTGCTTTTATTCAGGATATTTTGAAAGAGGTTTTagctaaatttttaaattcaattaTCTCAAGCAATAGCTGTAGTTCATGTACGGAGTAAAGAtgattcattttttaaattatattttattctgaTTGTTCTCAAggtatttaaacaattttttgatagATCTGAAAAGAGATGCTAAGGTTTTTTGGTCCTTTCCAAAGAAGATTAATTGTTAcattaaaacttgtttttttgcAAATGCTCATTTGATCTCTTTTCATTTGacctaaatattttttatcagttttgtctCTATGTTAATGTTTCCACCAGAAAATAAGAGACGTGTGTTTTAGTTTCTTGTAGCAGTCGTTATTATTTGTACAATTCGGTCTTATATTGCATGGCTATCTATGCAATAATCACTTAAGTATTTGTTACAGCATTGTGTTCACAACGGCTTCTGATGTCAGTCATTTGTTCTCTAGttctaaatatttaaaaaaaattattctttaAACATAAATTTGATATAGCACTGGGTGACTGGCCCAAACCCACCTATCTGCCAGTGCCAGATGTTTATCGCGCAGCCCGAAGGGGAAGGTTGTACACTGCTTCAGAGTTCAATTCATACATCCAGAAGCTAAAAAAGCAGTCCAAAGGTAATATAGCTCAGAAACTCTTATACAACAAAAACATATTGACACTTATAAAGTTCACTGCCTTTTATTCTGAACGCATTTATGAACAAACTATTACCTTCGGGTATACTGGTTCCCATCGGCTTATGAGCTCATTCATGACAGTCTTCTAAGTTAATTTAGTTGTAAGTCGATGCTaggtaaaattattataagcagTAAGAACTATGAAAGTATATGAGTAGGTCTCACCTCACCAAACAGCTATATTCACAGCCTAAAATTTGAACGCGGCATTGTATTTTGCTCTTTTCGATGGCAAGTGTTACACACAAAATGTGCTTTCTGATGCGGTACTTATTTACTGTagaaatactgtaaaacctctatttgtaCGCAATGGTGCTCTATTCTTCAACCCTTCCTCCAAAGTGTTGCTTTATTAAAGGGGATTTTCAAATAGAagatggcgctgtatttttccaaTAGGTCATCAGAATTTTAGGAAAATAAATTTGACCATTTTTCATGCGAAGCTTTTCCACCTATTTTTAGCACTCTCCTTCGGGCGGAGTGACGTTAACATTTGtggatgcaagaaatttgctaacttaacTTTAGCTTGGCGTAGATCTTTAAATttatatgcattgggaagctgagTAATATCCCTATCAGTgggtatgtataatatatattgcttgcaattaacctacaatgatCTTTTggcctgcgttgcaatttgttggagttttaaattttttatttcattttgatttttaaaacatatttttattttgttactatttagCGATGGTGCATGAAAGtttattgcactcatcgatatgtttgctacagtttgcagcatgAACTGACTTTTCCTGGGCAATAAAAAAGGGGTTGTGAGTTTGAGGAGTTTGAGGTAACTGATATGGTAGAATTTACTTGTGTTCCAAAGCCGaaattactcaaattagccaattcGCGTTATTTAGGCTTTAGAATGCAAGTAAATTCTACCATATCAGTTACGAAGCTATATATAacagcaatgatgctatcaaatattaGATGCATTGTATGCATCCGATAATAATATCAAATGCTAGATTtcaattgctatagctggatagacaaacaaaaaacttggagatatatatatatatatacacccgaggacacttatgtattcgcctcatctaactttcgcgttttcgcggagtcatcctttcgcgaaaatttcatgcgcgaaactaaactatcataacgaacgagcgaaaacgcaaaattaaatagctttgttcattgatagtcaggcctatattcactggttgcaagttggggcggctaatgttaggcgactagttatgaacacctaggggtgtggagggggcggtgtaagcccccaacaggtttctctcatgtagggcctgAGCCGGGCCTCTCaagtaaagttttaaaaaattttatcggagagtatcaacatttttctattttttgagatttgttttgttttaggtgatgtgactgacgagacgtttttaaattaaaatagccaaaacttgatcgcagttaaaacgcccagaaaaaaaacttttgcgGATTTCATTAGTTCATTCGGAGGTTTTTACGCTTTCATTGGGACAAGGtcaagcgggtgtttggtaaaacttgatcttttgcaaacctttataaaagtcgttaataagaatattttgccgctgatgataataataatgatgcctatgaactactaaaagttgatgtttgtctctatggcttggaatgaagtgatattctacagcgataaaaacagggtccatggccgttgggcaaataacttttcaaataaatgatgttgaggtcgagttatatgaagcaatttatcattgcgttggaactgaccaaacaaatccgctcgagttaaccttgtgtttgagatgaaatgttacattttatccgagcgcgagttatccgagtttgactgtactgagccgtgaaaaattcccaaaaatACGGGCCTGTAAtgatagtccaaaaaacaaatggcagcaagtgatcaaattgcattatcgaccttgcccacaccattttacgtgcggttcacaattacaaactagtccaaattgaattttttttttattggtgAACTGAACCCGAGGaatttaattatgtttgttccactgcatttattttcacatcaccatattttcgcactcatcagagctgcgaaattaagttgctgcaaaattttactctgtatgctactcacgaaactaaatactagcgaagtATAattgtcctagggtatatagaTGGATAGCCTAAATAGAAAAGATGTGCAGGAAAATCTGACAGTAGTAGAGCACAAATTTGCAAGATAGCTTGTGGCAGACTACTACAACGCATCCCGCACAATtccattttaatacaaatattttgtgtaaatgTAACCCTAGCACCATTTA of the Watersipora subatra chromosome 4, tzWatSuba1.1, whole genome shotgun sequence genome contains:
- the LOC137394834 gene encoding eukaryotic translation elongation factor 1 epsilon-1-like; translated protein: MEEHCVLNKLLLDMASQLNLQQPILAAETAPSDGYTVELKKLLQHPDIHTCRSAVELALQRQWLELRLCSRIAPQSSAVILTNLNQSLSSRTFLASNKLTLVDVLWAFSVAPCLASLAFNERESFMNISRWLAQVSYQLKLSLPGSTKSKTLLYH